GTCCGCCTGAAGGCCACGGCACCTTAGCTCACTTGAATCGTGAGATGAAAGCCAATGGCGTGAGTCATGTGACGGTCGTTCAACCGAGCTCTTACTATCAATGGGACAATCGATTTACCGCGGACACGACTCGCGACAATTCGGACTTTATTGCCGGTATCGTGACCCTTGACCCAGACAATCCCTATAGTCCTGAAATGCTGGAGTATTATGTTTCTCAATACCAGGTACGTGGCATGCGGAGTGTGCCGGCAAAAAGCGGTAGCTTCGATGATCCCGGTGTGAAGAAGCTGTGGTCCACTGCGGAACGACTGGGCATCGTCATCAACCCCCAAACCAAGCACGATAAGCACGAAGAGATAAAAGCCTTGGCAAAACGTCACCTAAAACTGCCCGTCGTGCTGGATCATTGTTTGGGACTCAGACTGGGAGACACTTACGACGTCACCTTGAGAGCGTGCCTTGATTTAGCCAGGTTGCCAAACGTGTATGCCAAGCTGACTTTGATCCCTCTTGGAACGAAAGAGCCCTACCCCTGCAGCGATATGCACGATACCTGCAAAACCTTGATTGATGCATTTACCCCGCAGCGTTGCGTCTGGGGAAGTCACTTTCCAACAGCGCTCTTCCAACCTGCGGTCAGCTATGCCCAGCACCTGAAGATCTTTACCCATGAGCTTGGGCTCGATGAAACGTCGAAGAAAGCAATCCTGGGGGAGACGGCGTATGGGCTTTGGTTTGGACCACTCAATTGAAGAAATACATTTGCGCTTCGCTTAAACCGCTCAATCACGCTAATTTAACGCTTAAAATTACAACGCTGCTTTATTAAGCGTACTTGCTTGTCCATCGAAGCCTACTTGGCGAAGTTGTAAGCGGTTAAAAAATACTCTATGAAAAAGTCACTCTACCTTCTCAGTCTGTTCCTTCTCCTTCCTTTTCAATCCAAGGCCGAGCAACTCAACGTGCTCTTCATCGGCAACAGCTACACTGCACGGCACAACCTGGCAGACGTCGTAAAGGAGATGGCCGAAGCGGGAAATCCGGGTCTGAACTTCAAGACTACATCAGTGATTTATGGAGGTCGCACGTTACGAGATCATTGGCGATTGGGCACGCAACATATTGTTAATCAGCACAAGGTGACCAAGGAGGAAATTCAATCAACGGTAGACCAACTCCAGAAAGCAGTTAACGATCCTAAGGACCGTTATGCACCGGCAGGCCTTAAACGACAGACAGCACTATTAAAGAACTTTCCTCCGAGTCGGGAGAAATGGGATATCATTGTGCTACAATCCTACCGTGATGATCTGAAAGGAGATGACTCACCCTACATGCAATACGCACCTAGATATGCGAAGCTTGCCAATGAGCAGGGAGCGAGAGTCATCCTTTATGTAACTACACCTACAACACAGAATGCGGAAGCAATAACCGCTACCCCAGACAAGGCACCCATTCTAAAGAAAACTCAATCGATAGCCAGGCTGGCTAATAAAATAGGAGCCGATGCAGCTCCTATGGCTTTGATAGCTCATCGCATACAAAGTCAACGTCCCGGCTTACCTTTACGTTTTATCAATGATCCGCACCTGAACCAGACGCTTTCCTATACCAGCGCCTGCACACTTTACGCAGCCATCTTTGATAAAACGCCTCAAGGGCTACCCGTATCTCAGGTCACTGATATCCGTTTCCTCGAAGGCGATAGAACGAAGGACCGCGATGGATTACCCATCACCAAAGTCTTCTCAGACAGAGACCGCGCCGACCTTCAACGTATTGCCTGGGAAGGCTATCAGGAATTCGAAAAACTCAGGTAGAGACTTTCGATGATCGTCTCCGTTTTACAAACACAACATTTCCTTAGCCAAATAGAAGAATCAAACCTCTGTAGCGGGATTCTTTCTTTCGCCTAACTGGGCAGTTAAATGCCGAACAATCTCATCTAGGTCATTAATGACCTTGAATAACCCATCGCCAGCCCAAGGGTGAAGAAGCTGGATCAACTCATCCCAGAATCCACTCTGAGCGCCATTAACAGGTCGGTTATATATGATAATAGGTTTTCCCCGAAGCAATTTATCGTCCATTTGCTTGAAGATCAGCAAAGCCAGCATTTCTTGCACTGAGCCAGCGCCTCCAGGCAAAATAACGAAAGCATCGGAACGCTCAATCATCGCTTCCATCCGCGTATAGATATCCGGACGAAGCCAGAAACTGGAAAGTCCCTCAGGCAAACCTTCCAACTCAATGATGTGAGGAACATTAGAACCCCCAGTCCAACCACCTGCTTCGACTGAGCCTTTGACGACTGCTCCCATAATTCCGGTTGTGCCGGCTCCAGAAACACAGCCCAGATTGCTCTCGGCAAGCAATTGCCCCATCTTGTACCCAGCATCCAAATACTCTTGATCTTTCAAGCTGGCAGAACAAAAGACACACACATTGCCCCTATGACCTTCAGGCTCAGGGGTTTCAAATGAGTCACTTTTGTTCTCGGTGATTTTCTCACGACCCGCGTCAGGAACCCCATCGCGCCTTACTTTTTCAAGATCATCCAGCACTTCTTCTGGATCGTTTGATTCCAATAAAAATTCGCGGACGTTTTGATGAATAGCTCCAAACGACTGAAGATCATCAAGCAACTTATAAAGGCCATCCCAAGAACCATCTGAATTCAAAATGACCGCCGGCTTCCCCAACAGATTCTCATCCATCGTCTGGTAGCCAACAAAAATGGAAAGGGCTTTGAACAAATCCTCAATCGAGGCACCCGGCATAAAGACAAATGCATCCGATTCCTCCACCTTCTTCTCGATATTGGATAGCGAGATCCGCTGATCGCCATTGGAATTATAGATATCCCAACCATTCGCAAATAGCTGATACAGCATGCGAGCCCGAGTCTCCCGATTCGGATCATCGGCACCGCTGACAGTTCCTGAAAGTCTAACAAATGGCATTTAGTGAATGGTTCTTAAGAAATTGAAAGGATCATATTCTCAGCGTTGAGATGTCATGAGCAAGGTTGAAACCCACTCACAAGCAACTCAGCTCAGTTTCAAGAAAGTAAAGAGCCATATAGCTTCATTTTGTGAATCAAAATCGGCAACCTGCTGGCAATCCGGCGAACTTAAGTTATAGTGTTTGGCATGAGGAAGAGCAAAAAGTGAGCCAAGGTGGATTTCTGATCGTCTATTAATAAATGATTTCATTCCCAACATATCTCAATCGCGCTGATACCTTATGAACACAAGGCTCCCACGCTGAAGAAGCGTGCCCTTCTTTCTCTATTTAACCGGGTTAGCAATAGGATGGAATACACCATCTGGAGCAGGAACTTACACCTTTCACTATGAAGACGTTTTAGGTACCTCCTGTGAGCTCATTGTCGAAACTAAACTCAAAGCGGATGCGGAGAATGCAAAGAATTCAACTCTCGCTGAAATCGATCGCCTGTTGTCGATATTGAGTACCTACGATCCTCAAAGTGAAATCAACCGGTGGCTCAATATGCCCAAAGGTTCCCCCTGGCATATACCTAAAGAAATTATCGAATTACTCGTGGCTTGCGACTGGTGGTCAATAAGAACAAACGGTGTATTTAATCCACAAATAGGAACCCTTTCAAAGATCTGGGAAACCGCTGCTCTGAATGAGAAAATGCCCGATCCTTTAGTCCTTCAAAGGGCTCATTCAAAGATACAGAGCTCTGCCTGGGAGATTGATGGAGCCTATGAAATGGTGACACTGAACAGAGCGATTGACTTGAATCTAAACGCGATTGCCAAAGGCTACATCATAGACAAATCCTGCGAAGCAGCTCTGGAATCTTCAGAAGACATCGAAGGAGTTCTACTGTCTATTGGTGGAGATTTACGCATTATGGGAACCATCGAAAAGACTGTCGGCATTACAGATCCTCTTGCATCAGCCGAAAATGCCCCACCTCTGACTCAACTCATCCTTTGGGATCATGCCGTCGCTACCAGTGCCAACTATGAACGTGGGTATAACATTCAAGACACTCATTATTCTCACATCTTAGATCCAAGGACAGGTTATCCGGCTTCGAATGAAATCCTCAGCACAACTGTTCTATCTGATTCAGCAATACAAGCCGATGTTCTTTCCACTTCGCTCATGGTTTTAACACCTGAAGAAGGAATCCAACTCATCGAAAGCCTTCCAGACACAGAATGCCTGCTCGTCTGCAGAGATGAACAAGTTCGAAAAAGCTCAGGGTTTAGCCGCTTCCAAATCGTAAAAGACGAGACGGCTGCAAAAGAATCATGGGATGGCCTATATCCCCTTGAACTGAACTTTGAAATCAACCGTCCCGGCGGCCGAAGATACCTCCGACCCTACGTGGCTGTTTGGATAGAAAACGAAACGGGCCAGGTTGAAAAAACACTCTGTTTATGGATGGAAAGAGTCTCAAAATG
This genomic stretch from Opitutia bacterium ISCC 52 harbors:
- a CDS encoding DUF2271 domain-containing protein; the protein is MPFFLYLTGLAIGWNTPSGAGTYTFHYEDVLGTSCELIVETKLKADAENAKNSTLAEIDRLLSILSTYDPQSEINRWLNMPKGSPWHIPKEIIELLVACDWWSIRTNGVFNPQIGTLSKIWETAALNEKMPDPLVLQRAHSKIQSSAWEIDGAYEMVTLNRAIDLNLNAIAKGYIIDKSCEAALESSEDIEGVLLSIGGDLRIMGTIEKTVGITDPLASAENAPPLTQLILWDHAVATSANYERGYNIQDTHYSHILDPRTGYPASNEILSTTVLSDSAIQADVLSTSLMVLTPEEGIQLIESLPDTECLLVCRDEQVRKSSGFSRFQIVKDETAAKESWDGLYPLELNFEINRPGGRRYLRPYVAVWIENETGQVEKTLCLWMERVSKWISKLTRWNRTQGLEQKTVHTLTRVTRRPGNYRLTWDGTNDYGDRSPPGNYTLLIAAVREHGTHQLIRETF
- a CDS encoding amidohydrolase; amino-acid sequence: MNNPIFNRRRFIQSTSLAAVALSTSTRLLADNKKPDLIVDCHAHLYGEYESKYPPRENPNRPPEGHGTLAHLNREMKANGVSHVTVVQPSSYYQWDNRFTADTTRDNSDFIAGIVTLDPDNPYSPEMLEYYVSQYQVRGMRSVPAKSGSFDDPGVKKLWSTAERLGIVINPQTKHDKHEEIKALAKRHLKLPVVLDHCLGLRLGDTYDVTLRACLDLARLPNVYAKLTLIPLGTKEPYPCSDMHDTCKTLIDAFTPQRCVWGSHFPTALFQPAVSYAQHLKIFTHELGLDETSKKAILGETAYGLWFGPLN
- a CDS encoding LOG family protein; this encodes MPFVRLSGTVSGADDPNRETRARMLYQLFANGWDIYNSNGDQRISLSNIEKKVEESDAFVFMPGASIEDLFKALSIFVGYQTMDENLLGKPAVILNSDGSWDGLYKLLDDLQSFGAIHQNVREFLLESNDPEEVLDDLEKVRRDGVPDAGREKITENKSDSFETPEPEGHRGNVCVFCSASLKDQEYLDAGYKMGQLLAESNLGCVSGAGTTGIMGAVVKGSVEAGGWTGGSNVPHIIELEGLPEGLSSFWLRPDIYTRMEAMIERSDAFVILPGGAGSVQEMLALLIFKQMDDKLLRGKPIIIYNRPVNGAQSGFWDELIQLLHPWAGDGLFKVINDLDEIVRHLTAQLGERKNPATEV